A genome region from Patescibacteria group bacterium includes the following:
- a CDS encoding glycosyltransferase family 2 protein has product MKEHITDKKISVIIACYNEAENIPAMYKRLTEAFVHITPHYEFVFVDNASRDNSAELYQSLCEQDQRVSAILMSRNFGSSDTSYSAGTEYASGDAVIWIDGDIQDPPELISQFVQKWLEGYEVVYGVRSKRKMGIFLGFAYKTFYRLFRRYSYIEMPMHAGDFCIIDRKVADVLNSMPERDRFMRGLRAWVGFKHTGVEYTRLERAAGRSSTNLGLYIRVAKKGLISFSYAPLSFISNIAFVAMIATMIAILAFPFFAIFYPAPRGFLTLIVVILFIGSVQFCILAILGEYMAKIFEEVKARPKYIIRHIINNHRI; this is encoded by the coding sequence ATGAAAGAGCATATCACCGATAAAAAAATATCAGTCATCATAGCTTGCTATAACGAAGCTGAAAATATTCCCGCGATGTACAAGCGGTTGACAGAGGCGTTTGTGCACATCACGCCTCACTACGAGTTTGTGTTTGTTGATAATGCTAGTCGTGATAATTCCGCCGAATTGTACCAATCTTTGTGTGAGCAAGATCAGCGCGTTTCGGCGATTCTGATGTCTCGTAACTTTGGGAGTTCAGATACTTCGTATTCGGCAGGCACGGAATACGCTTCGGGGGACGCTGTTATTTGGATTGATGGTGATATCCAAGACCCGCCTGAGCTTATCTCACAATTTGTACAAAAATGGCTTGAGGGGTATGAGGTCGTGTATGGTGTTAGGAGTAAGCGTAAAATGGGTATATTTTTGGGTTTTGCATATAAAACTTTTTACCGTTTGTTTCGTAGATATTCATATATAGAGATGCCAATGCATGCGGGCGATTTCTGTATCATTGATAGGAAGGTCGCTGATGTTCTCAACAGCATGCCGGAACGCGACAGGTTTATGCGGGGACTGCGCGCATGGGTCGGGTTTAAGCATACTGGTGTAGAATATACCCGTCTCGAGCGTGCCGCAGGCCGCTCATCGACAAATCTTGGTTTGTATATCCGAGTCGCGAAAAAAGGTTTAATATCTTTTTCATACGCACCTCTTTCGTTTATCTCAAATATTGCATTTGTCGCCATGATAGCGACTATGATTGCGATCCTTGCCTTTCCGTTTTTTGCTATTTTTTACCCAGCGCCACGCGGATTTCTCACACTCATAGTTGTTATTCTCTTCATCGGTAGTGTTCAATTTTGCATTTTAGCAATTTTAGGAGAATACATGGCAAAGATTTTTGAAGAGGTAAAAGCTCGGCCAAAATATATCATTCGTCATATTATAAATAATCATCGCATATGA
- a CDS encoding GDP-mannose 4,6-dehydratase → MSNTSRVSLVTGAGGFVGANLVRRLVNQGERVHALVRADKPNWRLADIADKITWHKADLCDKATVRTIAHTVQPEFIYHLATAGVYAGAHVSDSEMIENNVCGFINLVDAVSDLNYACFINTGSSAEYGQKQNPMHEADICEPTTAYGISKLAATHYATLVAQKESRPIVTLRLFSPYGPYDDASRLMSYAIARASRGENLSLGDPQSVRDFVYIDDVIEAYVQCAKNAVKCRGEVFNIGSGGEFSVRTVVEKILQKVGSSSQCSWRNANAGRPWESSRWQADISKAKKMLDWEPKVSLDKGLDKTLLWFGKNQSFYKDI, encoded by the coding sequence ATGTCTAACACTTCGCGCGTCTCGCTCGTGACCGGCGCCGGTGGCTTTGTTGGTGCGAATTTAGTGCGAAGACTCGTGAATCAGGGCGAGCGGGTTCACGCGCTGGTGCGTGCTGATAAGCCAAATTGGCGACTTGCCGATATCGCGGACAAGATCACTTGGCACAAGGCCGATCTATGCGATAAGGCTACGGTGCGTACGATAGCGCATACGGTACAACCGGAATTTATTTATCATCTTGCTACTGCAGGCGTATACGCGGGAGCTCATGTATCTGACAGCGAGATGATTGAAAATAATGTTTGCGGTTTTATAAATCTTGTAGACGCGGTGAGCGACTTGAATTATGCGTGTTTTATCAATACCGGCAGTTCCGCTGAATATGGGCAGAAGCAAAATCCCATGCACGAAGCTGATATATGCGAACCTACGACAGCCTATGGCATCAGTAAACTCGCTGCTACACACTACGCGACTTTGGTAGCTCAAAAAGAGTCGAGACCTATTGTCACACTGCGCCTCTTTTCTCCCTACGGGCCGTATGACGATGCTAGTCGTCTTATGTCGTATGCTATCGCGCGCGCTTCGCGTGGTGAAAATCTTTCATTGGGTGATCCCCAATCAGTAAGAGATTTCGTGTATATCGATGATGTTATAGAAGCATATGTACAGTGTGCGAAAAATGCAGTAAAGTGCAGAGGAGAAGTATTCAATATCGGAAGCGGGGGAGAGTTTTCCGTCCGCACTGTCGTTGAAAAAATTTTACAAAAGGTAGGGTCATCTTCGCAATGTTCGTGGAGAAATGCCAACGCGGGTCGTCCTTGGGAATCATCTCGTTGGCAGGCTGATATCTCAAAGGCAAAAAAAATGCTAGACTGGGAACCCAAAGTTTCTTTGGATAAGGGTTTGGACAAGACTCTTTTGTGGTTCGGTAAAAATCAGTCTTTTTATAAAGACATATGA
- a CDS encoding GDP-mannose 4,6-dehydratase: MTLGYWQHKNVFITGATGLLGSWLVKYLVDAGARVTVLIRDMVPDSYLLTSGYAGRVNVVRGSLESYHILERALNEYEIDTVFHTAAQTIVQIANRNPLPTLEANVRGTWNILEAVRRNPNVKKIIIASSDKAYGIHKELPYTEDAPLRGSHPYDVSKSAADLIAQMYHSTYSVPVTITRCGNFFGPGDLNFNRIVPETIRALVAGQRPVIRSDGTFIRDYFYIEDAADAYITLAEKMDDPKIHGHAFNFSNELQMSVREVVERIGTLMGSSLEPLIMNEARNEILHQYLSAKKAREMLGWSPKLGFDEGLRRTIDWYRKFLHTKGNV; encoded by the coding sequence ATGACGCTTGGATATTGGCAACATAAAAATGTATTTATCACCGGAGCTACAGGGCTTTTGGGCTCGTGGCTCGTCAAATATTTGGTTGATGCCGGCGCTCGCGTGACGGTACTCATACGCGATATGGTGCCTGATTCATATCTTTTAACCTCCGGTTACGCGGGTCGCGTCAATGTCGTGCGCGGCAGTCTTGAAAGCTACCACATCCTTGAACGAGCGCTCAACGAGTATGAGATCGATACGGTATTTCATACAGCCGCACAAACCATCGTGCAGATTGCAAATCGCAATCCTCTCCCAACACTCGAGGCAAATGTGCGCGGTACCTGGAATATACTCGAAGCCGTGCGCCGCAATCCTAATGTAAAAAAGATTATTATTGCTTCTTCTGACAAAGCATACGGCATTCACAAAGAGCTCCCCTATACTGAAGACGCGCCATTGCGCGGTTCACATCCGTATGATGTGTCCAAGAGTGCTGCCGATCTAATCGCGCAAATGTATCACAGTACCTATAGTGTACCAGTGACCATTACGCGCTGCGGCAATTTTTTTGGTCCCGGCGATTTGAATTTTAATCGTATTGTTCCCGAGACCATTCGTGCGTTGGTTGCCGGTCAGCGTCCCGTGATCCGTTCTGACGGTACTTTTATTCGCGATTATTTTTATATCGAAGACGCAGCTGATGCGTATATCACGCTCGCAGAAAAAATGGATGATCCTAAAATTCACGGACACGCCTTTAATTTTTCAAACGAACTCCAGATGTCAGTGCGTGAAGTAGTAGAACGGATCGGCACATTGATGGGCAGCTCGCTCGAGCCACTTATCATGAACGAAGCTCGCAACGAGATTCTTCATCAATATCTGTCTGCTAAAAAAGCGCGGGAAATGCTCGGATGGAGTCCCAAGCTTGGCTTTGATGAAGGATTGCGTCGTACTATAGACTGGTACCGCAAATTTTTACATACTAAAGGTAATGTCTAA
- a CDS encoding NUDIX domain-containing protein, translating to MVSQARKTAQTQEVIVQPEVTELSDEERDLYLKLQAKVGWKRTGTEVFESFFPILPFVPSEQALVRTCADGSKEVLMWYREDPHYKGWHMVGGYILHGESDEEWLARCIKKETDLKLSSFWHIRDFNTRPETGWVPNHQMARFFVCEVKGEPSVGTWFPLNAIPEDTLGHHKKYIDCLRAHFMRMETMCQKGIWHDHKSKAPQWKWRVCNWNYFGESADRVDSGRVYDALDDAVAAFRSFEAPLAYLVDDQGLQIL from the coding sequence ATGGTTTCCCAAGCGAGGAAAACAGCACAAACACAGGAGGTAATAGTGCAACCAGAGGTAACCGAACTCAGCGACGAGGAGAGGGATCTCTACCTCAAGCTCCAAGCCAAGGTTGGCTGGAAGCGAACGGGGACTGAGGTCTTCGAAAGCTTCTTCCCCATCTTGCCGTTCGTCCCGTCCGAGCAGGCACTCGTGCGTACGTGTGCTGATGGCTCGAAGGAAGTCCTCATGTGGTACCGTGAGGATCCGCACTACAAGGGCTGGCACATGGTTGGAGGGTACATCCTCCACGGCGAGTCGGACGAGGAGTGGCTCGCGCGGTGCATCAAGAAAGAGACGGATCTCAAGCTCAGCTCCTTCTGGCACATCCGCGACTTCAACACCCGACCCGAGACCGGCTGGGTGCCCAATCACCAGATGGCCAGATTCTTCGTCTGTGAGGTGAAGGGCGAGCCAAGTGTGGGCACCTGGTTTCCGCTCAACGCGATTCCCGAAGATACCCTCGGGCATCACAAGAAGTACATCGACTGCCTTCGCGCGCATTTCATGCGGATGGAGACGATGTGCCAGAAGGGAATCTGGCACGACCACAAGTCGAAGGCGCCGCAGTGGAAGTGGCGGGTTTGCAACTGGAACTATTTCGGTGAAAGCGCCGATCGGGTCGATTCTGGGCGCGTGTACGATGCGCTCGATGACGCGGTCGCCGCTTTCAGGAGCTTCGAAGCTCCTCTAGCCTACCTCGTCGATGACCAGGGTCTCCAGATTCTGTAG